The region ATGCGCACATGCCCGCCCATACGTTGGGTATAGGCAATGCCCATGATGGCGATGAACGGCATCGCCGCTTCGATCCAGTCGACATAGCCCGCCAGCGGCGTGGCAAAGAACTTGCGCCCCCCCACGGACCAAACGGCCAGCACCATCAACATGAAAACGGCAATCCCCGAGATCAGGGCAAAGATGGTCTCTAGCTTCAGCAGGCCCCGGTCGAGGCGGCTGAGGAGGCTGCTGTCCTCCAGCACGGCGGATGATCCGGCCATCGGCTCTCCTTTTCAGAAAGTCTGTTTGTTTCGTTTTGGAAGTCGAAAGGGCCGCGCGGTTTGCCGCACGGCCCTCTTAGTCATGCGCGCAGGTCTTAGTTCGACGCGCGTTCTTTTTCCAGTGTTTCCATCACGAGGTCATAGAGCTCCTGACCCGGAATGCCTTGGGCTTCCATGTCTTTGATCCATGCTTCACGTGCAGGGTCGGCAGCCTTGGCCTTGAACTCGGCAATCACCTCAGGGGAGAATTCGACCTTCTCGACACCCTTTTCCTCAAGGATGGCATCCCATCTTTTGAGCAACTCACCATAGTTGGCGAGGTAGTGATCCAGCGCCTCATCAACGGAGCCGTCAAGGGCTTCACGCTCTGCGTCGGTCAGCGCTTCATAGGCGTCAATATTCACCACGACCGGGCAATTCACAGTGCCGGGGTTGAGGTTTGCGGTCCACCAGTCGGCTTTGTTGATCGTGCCAAAGGACAGATGCGCGTGCTGAGCAAAGGCCACGGTGTCAACCACACCGGACTCCATCGCGTTATAGGCTTCCGAAGAGGTCACGGATGTCGGCACACCGCCAACGGCTTCGAATGCTTTACCCAGACCACCGGTGGCGCGCACGCGCATGCCGTCGAAATCTTCCAATGTGGTGCGCGGATCGCCGGTGCCGACAAGGTTGTACTGCGGCATGGGCGAGGTCATCAGCATTTTGGCGTTCCACTGCGCCATCTCTTTGGCCACGGCGGGGTGCGCATAGACGGCACGGCTGACGGCAACTTCTTCTTCAAGGTTGCTGACGCCGAGGAAGGGCAGTTCCAGCACGGTGATCGCGCGGTTCTTGTCCGCGTGGTAGCCGGCGCAGAACTGGGCCATCTCGAAAGCACCGATAGAGATACCGTCGAGGTTTTCACGGTTCTTGGACAGGCCGCCGTAGCTGACGTTGATGGTGAATTCACCGTTGGTCTTTTCGCTCACCAGTTCGGCGATCTTTTCGACATGCTCGGTGAAGGCGCGGCGCTTGCCCCAGACGGAGGCGTTCCATTCGGTCGCGGCAGCTTCGCTTACAAAGGCAACGCTCAGCGCACAGGCGGCGGCGCCGCTCAGCAGGTTTTTCATGATATCTCTCCCTAGATGCCCGCCCTTAGTGAGCGGATTGGCGCACAGGCTACCCCGTGGGGGCAAGCCTGCCAACCCCGTCATGCCGCGCAAATCCAACAGCTGCAAGACAGTTGCACCATGTTTGACTGGCAAGGCTTTGAAAAAGCCCACCTATTGCCCGCGAAAATCGAAAAATTTACAGTCAACCCGGAAAACGGGAAAAACCTTTACAGGCAAGCCCTTGTATTCCAGTTGCTTATTCACTTCTTTTCACGGGCCGTTATGATCCAGCTCAGGAGGAGGCCACGGCAAGCAGGGTAAGACCCGCAGCCCGTGGCAAGACGCGTACATCTAGGGAGGAACCACCATGTCCGACGCCACCGCCAAGACCTATCCGCCATCCGCCGACATGGCCGCCCGCGCCCATGTGGATGCGCAGACCTACGACAAGATGTACCAAGCCTCGGTCACCGACACCGACGGTTTCTGGCGCGAACAGGCCCAGCGGATCGACTGGATCAAACCCTTCACCCAAGTGCGCGATGTGAACTTTGACCTTGGGTCGGTCAGCATCAACTGGTTTGCGGATGGGGAGTTGAACGTCAGCGCAAATTGCATTGACCGGCACCTTGAGACACGCGGCGATCAGACCGCGATCATCTGGGAGCCGGACAGCCCCAAGGATGCGGCCAAACACATCAGCTACCGCGAGCTTCATAGCGCCACCTGCCGCATGGCCAATGTGCTTCGCGATCTGGGCGTTGATAAAGGCGACCGCGTCATCATCTATATGCCGATGATCCCCGAGGCCGCCTATGCCATGCTAGCCTGTGCGCGGATTGGCGCGATCCATTCGATCGTTTTCGCAGGCTTTTCGCCCGATGCCCTCGCAGCCCGCGTCAACGGCTGCGAGGCTAAAGTCGTTATCACTGCCGACGAAGCACCGCGCGGTGGCAAAGCCACGCCGCTCAAGGCCAATGCCGACAAGGCGTTGGCGCAGTGCGACACCAGCGTGCAATGCCTCGTGGTGCGGCGCACGGGCGGCGATGTGGCGTGGAACGAAGCGCGCGACCGGGACTACAACGTGCTGGCCGAGAAGGCCGCTGATAACTGCGCGCCTACCGCCATGAATGCCGAAGACCCACTGTTTATCCTCTATACCTCAGGCTCCACCGGCCAGCCCAAGGGCGTGGTCCATACCACCGGCGGCTATATCACCTATGCCGCGCTGACCCACGAAGTCACTTTCGACTACCACGACGGCGACATCTATTGGTGCACGGCGGACGTGGGCTGGGTCACCGGGCACAGCTATATCGTCTATGGCCCGCTGGCCAATGGCGCGACCACGCTGATGTTTGAGGGCGTGCCCACCTACCCCGACGCCAGCCGCTTCTGGCAGGTTTGCGAAAAGCATAAGGTCACGCAGTTCTACACTGCCCCCACCGCCATCCGCGCGCTGATGGGGCAAGGCAAAGAATTCGTCACCAAAAGCGATCTGTCGTCGCTGCGCATCCTTGGCACTGTGGGTGAGCCGATCAACCCCGAAGCGTGGAACTGGTATCACGAGGTGGTCGGCCACGGCCGCTGCCCGATCGTCGATACATGGTGGCAGACCGAGACCGGCGGCCATCTAATGACCCCCCTGCCCGGCGCCCATGACATGAAGCCCGGCGCGGCGATGAAACCCTTCTTTGGCATCAAGCCGGTGGTGCTGGACCCGACCTCGGGCAAAGAGATCGAGGGCAACCCTGCCGAGGGCGTGCTTTGCATCGCCGACAGCTGGCCGGGTCAGATGCGCACGGTCTGGGGGGATCATGAACGGTTCGAGAAAACCTATTTCGCCGACTACCCGGGTTATTATTTCACCGGTGACGGCTGCAAGCGCGATGCCGATGGTGACTATTGGATCACAGGCCGCGTGGATGACGTGATCAATGTCTCTGGTCACCGCATGGGCACGGCAGAGGTCGAAAGTGCGCTGGTCGCCCATGACAAAGTGGCCGAAGCCGCCGTGGTCGGCTACCCGCATGATGTCAAAGGTCAGGGCATCTATTGCTATGTTACATTGATGAGCGGTGAAGAGCCTTCCGAAGACCTGCGCACCGAGCTTCGCAACTGGGTCCGGCAAGAGATTGGCCCCATCGCCTCGCCCGATCTGATCCAATGGGCGCCGGGCCTGCCCAAAACCCGTTCGGGCAAGATCATGCGCCGCATCCTGCGCAAGATCGCCGAGAACGATTTTGGCGCTCTGGGGGATACATCGACGCTGGCGGATCCGAGCGTTGTGGATGATCTTATCGACAACCGGATGAATCGCTAAGGCGTTGCATGGCGCGGGTGGCCGCCCGCCCCCGCGCCGTGCAGCAATAGGAAGAGAGACATGGATCAGATCGCCCCCCAAACCGCGCTGCATGCCACAGCAGAGGAATGCGACGCTGCCTTGCCGAAAATTCTCGGCGCCCCGAAAGATGCGGCACCCATCCTTCAGCTGTGCTTTCGTCCCGACTACGGTCTGCGACAGTTTCAAGAGCATCTGGACCTGACCGAGGCCAAAGGCATCCTCGGCGAACGCTGGACCAAAAAGCCTTGGCTGACGCTACCCGACGGCAGCCCGGACCCGCGCATCCAAGTCTCTATCCTGTCCAAAAGAATGATGGACCTCTGCTGGCGCGACCGCGACCATACGGTCCACCCCGGCGATACGATGATCGTGGACATGGACCTCAGCCATGAAAACCTCCCCGTCGGAACACGGCTACAAGCGGGATCGGCTGTCTTGGAGGTGAGCGACAAGTTCAACAACGGCTGCATCAAATGGCGCGACCGATATGGCCAAGACAGCCTGCGCTGGATCAACCGAAAGGAAAACCGCCCGCATCGCCTGCGCGGTATCCTGTGCAAAATCGTGCAGGACGGCAGCGTTCGGGTCGGTGATCAGCTTACAAAGCTGTGATGTTCCGCCATCAGAAAAGGGCCGCCCCAAAGGACGGCCCAGTTCTTAAACTGCTATCGCTCAGGCTCAGCCTTCGACGCGCTGCAGGTTGATCTCGCCCACACCCACGGCAAAGTTCACGCCGGTCTGGGTGTTCAAGCTTAGCGGTTGAAGTGCCAGCGTGTCTTCGGAGCCACCGGTCATCAGGTTGGCACCAGCGCCCACACCCACGGTCGCTTCGGCAGAGACGCCTTTATAGCTGCCGTTCAGGCCGCCTTCGGAATACTCTTGCTCGGTCGGGGCCAGCACCAGCCAAGACATTTGGCCGTTTTGGGTTTTGCCGATGTCGACACCCCAGCGGTTGATCTCACCGACATAGGTCTCATCTTCGAGCCCTTCTTCGATGGGGTTAAAGGTACATGTCAGTTCACGGGTAGAACCGAAGATAAAGCCGGTGCCATCGCCCACGTCGCACGACAGCGAGCCGATTTCGGCGTGATCCACGGTCTCATTGTCATCGGCCATTGCAGTGGAGCCAAAGGCGGTGGCGCTCAACAGGGCGGCGCCGAGGGTCAGTTTGGTTGCATGCATCATCTTAAGTCACTTTCCGGCGCAGCGGTGCGCCTTATCTGCTTTGAACGGCATTCGGGTGCCTTGGTCGAGCGACGCACATCAGGTGCCTCGCCCCCTTCCGACAGCCAGCATCAGCACCACGCAGGCGCTGTTGTTGCCTCTCATCGCAGGCACAACGCCCGCCCGAGATAAGGGTTCCTGCAGAGCGCCAAAGTTAGGAATATTCATGCGCCCCCGACAGCGCCCAACGCCCCGGCACCGCTGGACAAATCAGCCGCCACATGGCACCGCTTGTCGCTATGAGTGATGATCTGATCCCCTTCTCCCCCGACAGCGGCGATGCCACGGCCCTGCGCCGTGCCTTTGGGCGGTTTGGCACCGGCGTGACCGTGGTTACCGTGAATACCGCGCAGGGTCCTATGGGGATGACCGCGAATTCTTTCGCCTCGGTCTCGCTTGATCCGCCCTTGGTGCTGTGGTCGCCTGCGATCTCTTCCAAACGCCATGACAGCTTCACCTCTGCCGCGTCCTTTTGCATCCATGTCTTGGGCGCGGATCAAGAGAACTTGGCCCAGCGGTTCGCCGGTCAAGGACATGACTTTTCCGGCTTTGACTGGGGTGAAGATACCGCCGGGGTGCCGACTTTTGCCGGCTGTCTCGCGCGTTTTCACTGCAACACTTACGCCGTACATCCGGCGGGCGATCATTCGTTGATCTTGGGCCATGTACGCGAAGTTGCCCTGCGTGAGGATGGCGCGGCGGGGCTGATGTTTGACCGAGGCCGCTATGGCCGTTTTACCCCGCGCGACGAAGATTAACCACAACCAAGGGCGCCTCAGAAAGCGCCCCCGGTTTCAGTAATCACGCTCAAAGAAAATCCCGATGCTGCTGTCGCCGTCCGAGCCAAGCGTGCCTTTGGCCGTCAGGCTCTCGGTGATGTCGAGGTTGAGGGAAACCTCGCCCGTCCCGTCTGAGGCCGCCGTGACATCGGTGTAGACGTTGTCGGTGAGGTATTTCCCCAGCCGCAGCGCGGTCGCACCGTCGTCGGTGGTGGTCACATCCAGATCGTCCAGACCGAAGCCCTCGCGCAGGTTGGCGATCACCCCTTCCCCGCCACGTCCCGCGAGCGTTGCCACGGCGCTGGCCAGTTGCAGCGCTTGGAAGGCCGAGATTTCCGAGATGTTGCGGCCAAAGAGCAGTTGCGACAGCACCTCATCCTGCGGCGCGGCAGGGGTCGATTCAAAGGTAACCTCCGGCTCATTCGCAGGGCCGCTGACAATCACCCGCACTTCGCCCGCCTTGGTATCGGTCGAGGTCACAAAACGGATATAGGGGATAAAGTCGCCCTGAAACTGGACCGAGCCTTCGTCGAGCAAAAAGCGTTTGCCCAAGATGTCCAACCGCCCCCGGATCAGCTCAAACCGCCCGGCCGAGATGATGCGGTTGGTAGTCCCGCTGAGGGTGAGCGAGCCGCCCAGTTCCGCATCAATCCCCCGTCCCCGCACGAAAATGCGGTTGGGCGCATTGATCTGAAGGTTCAGGCCAAAGCCGGGGCCGCTGGCCTCTTCGGTCGGATCCTCGCCCGCATCTGCGCCTTCAAGCCCAGCCTTACGGCGGGTGGCCAATACATCTGCAGGAGCGTTCACATGGGTGATCTGCGGAATGTCCCCGATAGAGGTCAACCCCGTTGCAGGCACTTGAATATTCGTCTCGCCTGCGTTGATCACACCCGAGATCTGCGCCCCGCCGCTCAAGGGGCCTGCAAGCCGCAGGTCGCCGTTCAGCGTGGTGCTGTATAGGCTGGGGTCGGCAAAGACGAGGTTGCGCAGGGTCACACTGATGTCTGCCGGCAAGGCCGGTGTCAGGGTGATCGCCCCCGCCACGCGAAGCTCACCGCCGTCCACGGCTTGCCCGGTTACGGTCAACTGTGCGCGATTGTTGTCCAACTGGACGTCCGCATTGATCCCCCGAAGGGCGACGCGTAGATTCGGCGCGGTGAAGGTCGCGTCATTCGTGGTGATGCGCCCACTGACCGAGGACAGCGCCGCCGGGCCGTTGATCTGCAAGTCAAACCGCGCCTGCCCCTGCAAGTTGCGCGGGGCGAGGAAGGGCCGTGACAGGCCAAGCGGCGCATTGCCCGCGATATCAAGGTTCAGCGTCCCATCGGGATTCACCAATCCAGCCACGGTAGCCTGCGTGCCAGCGGGACCGTTGGCATTAGTGTCGATGCGCCAGGCCTCCCCCTCGCGCCGGGCCGAGCCTGCGACGCTGAGCGGGCCGTTCACCTGCTCTACCAAGGCGCCGATGTCAGGCATGTTAAACTGGAAATCGACTGCTGCATTGGGGCCTGTCACCAAGCCGTCGACAGTCGCCCGCGCACCATAAGGGCCGCTGGCGCTGGCATCCAGCACCACACCCGCCTCCGTTTGGCGCGCGACGCCATTTGCGGCGAAGGAGCCTGAGACACTTGGCACGAAAGGGTTCACATTGGGCACCGAGACGTCGAACCGCATCGAGACCTCCCCTGTGACCAGCCCTTCGACCATGGCCCTGCTGCCATAGGGACCGTTGGCACTCATATCCACGGCAATGCCGTCCTCAGTTTGGCGGATATCGCCCGTGGCCGAAAGCGGGCCGTTCACGCCGGGCGCGAGGGGGCTGAGGTCGGGCACCGACAGGTCAAAGCTCAGCGCCATATTGGGGCCGGTCGCCAGACCTTCGACCATGGCGGTACTGCCATAGGGGCCAGTCGCAGCGACATCCACGGCGATCCCCTCGTCCCCCTGGCGGACGGTTCCCTGTGCCGACAGTGGTCCATTGACGCCGGGGGCCAGCGGACTGATATCCGGCAAAGACAGATCGAAATTCAGCACCATATCCGGCCCAGTTGCCAGACCTTCGACCGAGACACGGCTGTCGTAGGGGCCATTGGCGATGGTATCGATGACAAACCCCTGTTCGGTCTGCTCCAATGTCCCGCTGGCCTCGACCCCGCCGTTGAGCTGCGGCACGAGTGGTTGGATATCGGGCAACGACAGGTCAAAGGCAACATCAACGCGTGGCGAGACCAGCCCTTTGACCGAGGCCTGCGCGTCAAGTGGGCCGCTGGCATCGGTGTTGATCTCCCAACCCTGCGGTGTCTGGCGCAGATCGCCCTTGGCCGTGACAGGCCCGGTGATATCCGCCTCGGGTACGAAGTCTTCGATGCGGGGAATGTCAGCGGTGAAATCGATCTGCGCGTCTTCGCCCGTGGCCAGCCCCGAAACGGTCAGCGCCGCGTCATAGGGGCCATCGGTGACCGCATCAACAACCCAGCCACGGGCCTCTTGCACCGCAGTCGCCTTGACCGCGATGGGCCCTTCGTATTGCGGCAGCACCAGCCCGACGTCCGCCAACGTAAAGTCCAAAGCCGCGCGACTGTCTTCGCTGCGCAACTCTACATTGCCGGTCAGGTCAATAGCGTCGTTCTTCAGGTCGAGATCCCGAAGATAAGTCCCGGTTTCATTGCGTTTCGCGACCATGCTGAGGCTGGTCCGCCCGGCCAAGACTGCATCGGCCTGTTCGATCCCGATTTTGAGGTCATCCGTCCCCCCCGCGATCGCCAGATCGAACATGCCCCCCAAGGGCGTTACCGTGCCGTTCAACGCCAGCGCAGCGGCTCCTGCGACATCGCGGCCTGCCAGCGCAGAAAAGCGACTGATATCATTGGCTTCGAGCGTCACCTTCAACTGCGTGAGCAGCCCGGTATCCACACCGTCAATCGCCGCCTCACCGGTCAGACCGTAGTCCTCCCCGGTCAGGGTCAGACCGCTGATCTCAATCGGCTCACCTTCGACAAAACGGATTTTGGCACTGCCGTTGATCGCATCGCCAATCGCCTCGGCGCTCGACGGATCGGTCAGTGACAGCCCCTCGGCGGCAAAGGTCACATCGCCAAGGAACTGGCCCAAACTGCCAAGATTGCCTTCGAGGATCCCCTCCAATGCCAGTTGCGTCTGCGCGATTTGCAACGCGCCAGTGTCCAACCCGGTGATGTCGAAAGCACTGTCAAAACGATCCCCATCGGCGGCGTCGTAATCCACGCGCAGGGTCACGGCCTCAACCCGCGTGCCGCCATCGCCCGAAATGGGCAACAGCGTCGAAGTGCCATCAGGGTTGGCAATCCGGCCCGAAATGTCGATGAGCGTCGGCCATTTCTCTTGATTGAGCGTGACCTTCCCTTCCAGATCGACAGAATTGGCAGCAAGGGTAAAGCTGCTGACATCGACAGCGCCATTGCTTTCCAACAGCGCATCCAACGCCAGCCGCACGTCATCCCCGAAAAAGTCGCGGTAGCGCGGGGCGAGCAGCGCAGTGATGTCGCCGCCGATATCCGCCTGAACGCGGCGGTCCGGCGTCTCATTCGAACGGCGGGAGGCCTCCGTGCCCAGCGTCACTTGCCCTGCGAGACGTTCCTCGCCATCGGTGGCGATAATGACATCGGTGGCGAAATCATCCAGCGGCCCTGCACCTTTGACGGTCATTTGTACCGACGGCTGGCCCGGAAGGTTCAGCAATTTGGAGGCGATGCCTTCGGGGTCTTCGGTCAGGTTCAACAGCAGGTCCAACACGTTCTCCGTGCGGTCAAAATCGGCCTGAATGTCGAACTCACCCTTTTTGCCATCGGTGCGGCGGGCCTGAAAATCGACGATGCCGACCGTATCAGTGAGCCGTGCATTGGCCTTGATCGAAAGCTGCGCAGCTTCGCCAAGGATCGGCTCGCCAAGGTTAATCTCGTCTACGGAAAAGTCTGCAATTTCAATGGAGACCGGCAGATCAGGCAGTGCGAATGGCTTGGCCTCGGCATCGGGTAGGTCGACCTCATCGCTCACTGGCAGACGCTCAAGATCAAGCCGCCCGGCGGTGAGCTGTTCCACCTCAAGCCGCCCGCGCAGCAAGGCGGAGCGGTTCCAGTCCAGCACCACGTCTTCCAATGTCAGCCAAATGCCATCGTCATCGGAAATGGTCATCCGATCAAAAGAAGCCGCCGAACTCAGCGCCCCGGCGAACCCATCGATGCTGACCGTGCGCCCTGCCCCGCTAAGTGCATCCTGAATGGTGCGCGTCAAAAAGCCCTTGTCGTCATCCTGCGCCAAGGCGGGGGTGAGACAGGCCAAATAGACAAAGCTGGCGGTGAGAAATTGCAAAAACTGTCGCATTAAAACGCCTGCCCAATCCCGATATAGACTTGGAAATCTTCATCCACCTCCGGCCCCGAAGTGGGCACGGCCACATCCAGACGGATCGGGCCGATCCCCGTGGCGTAGCGCAAGCCCAAACCCGCGCCAGAGTGCCAAGTGCCTGAACCGTCATAGAATTCTTCGGAGCCAATGTAGCCGGCATCGGCAAAGCCCACGACGCCGATCTTCTCGGTCAGCTTCACCCGCGCCTCTGCAGAGAGGCCGACGAAACTGCGCCCGCCCACGGTGTCGCCGCTGGCCAGATCAACGCCCAGCGATTGATAAGGCTGGCCGCGCACACTGCCGCCCCCGCCGGAGTAAAAGAGGTAATCCGCAGGTGCCTCAGACAGGTCCGGCCCCGCGACCGTGCCAAGTTGACCGCGAAAGGCCAGCGTCACCGGGCGCTCGTTTCCAAAACTGCGGTAATAGCGCGCGTCGAAATATGTGCGCAGCCCGCTTTCCGAGCCCGACAGCGCGACGAAGGGTGTGATATTGGCATCGATGTAATAACCCTCGGTCGCGTCCAACTCCTTGTCACGGTAGTCAAATTCGGCCCCCAGCGGCAGGGTCAACAGGGTGTATTGATTGGTGCCGAACGCATCCTCCGTCTCGGCCACCCGCAGACCAAGGCCCGCAGAATAGGTGCGGTTTTGATTGGCGATCCGCTCGATCCCGGCCTCAAGGTCCAACTGACGGGAGAAAAAGTTTACCTCGTCGAGCTGTTCCAATGTCGCCAGTGCATAGAAGTTCGTGTCTTCGTTAAACGTCGCTGGGCGCTCGAAACGGGCGGCCAGCGTGTAGTCTTCCCCGCCCGAATTGCCGCCAATCCCTTCGATCTCAGCCGACAGGCGCAGCCGTTCGGCGCCGCCCAGCAGGTTACGGTGCAGCCAAAAGGTGCTGAGCGTCAGCCCTTCAAGCGAGGACAGTTCCGCACCAAACCCAAAGCGGCGTTTGGGCGCTTCGGTCACCTGTGCTGCAATGGGCAGCGTGTCATTGGGGCCGATCCGATCCGCTTCAATCAGGGCCACCGCGTCAAAGGCCCCGGTGCGGCGCAGCCGTTCGGTGGCCAGGTCCAACTCCTCGGGAGAGAAGACCTCCCCCTCCGGCAGGCCCGCGATTTCAATCAAGCGCGCAGTGCGCACGTCTTCATTGCCGGTCACGGTCAGCGCGCCAAAGCGCAGCCTTGGGCCGGGAGCGAGCCGCAGATCGGCGTCGATCTGCCTTTCGCGGTGTTTGGCGGTAAGGTCTTGATCGGCCAAAGCTGCTTTGGCATGGCCCACATTGCGCCAGCCGCTGATCCCGGTCGAAACGGTTTCTTTCAGCACACCAAGGCTGGCAGTTTCGCCAGTGGCAAAGCCCTCGGGCAACTCGGTCTCAGGTGCAACCGGGGCAATCCGGGTCAGGCCAAAGCGGAACTTTGGCCCCGGATCGACGGTGATCACAGCGCGGTCAATGCGACGCGGCGGCTGCACCGGGGGGATCGCAGCGGCATCGACACCATCCAACGTGATTTTCAGAGTCGGCCCGAAATACCCATTGTCGTAAAGAAGCGCCAAAAGCCTGCCATAGTCCGCCTGTGCGGCGGCGACCAATTCCTGCGGCGTGGCCGGCTCGGCATCCTCATCGGTTTGCTCGGCCAGCAGGGAGCCGTCGCGCAGGGTGGCATAAAGCTCTGAATCCTCCGCTACACCTGTGATTGCCAATTGCGCGGCCTGCGCAGCAGCGCCCCCGCCAAGAAGAAGTCCAAGAGCGAGATAAACTGCCGCCCTTTGAGTCTGCCCTTGATGCGCCACGCGCTACCCTCCTGCATCCCGTCGTCCCGGTCTCCGCGCCGGTTCTCCTCTGCCCGCCTCGGACGGGCCTTATTCTCATCAACCGTTAAACGGCATTGCTGCCTTGGCTGCAAACACTCTGCGGATGCATGAAGAAGATGTGAACTGCGTCCCCCCCACCGCCTGTGTATCTGGGGCGCGGAATCGGCAAGATACCGCGCAGCAAGAGTGTAGGCTGCACGCCGCCAGAGGCGAGGCCTCAGATCAATTTTCTTTCAGGAGTGTTCCGACCATCGTTTTACTATTGCAAAACATGGTGGTGCGGTCGGAGAGACTCGAACTCTCACGGGTGTTACCCCACAGCGACCTCAACGCTGCGCGTCTACCATTCCGCCACGACCGCACGCCATGGTTGGTGGGCGGGGTTTAGCCAAAGACCAGAGGCTTGTGAAGAGGCAATCGGCAAAATTTTTCAGGGAGTTTCAGAAAGCTGTTCACAGCCCCTTTTTCGCGCCGCTTTCCCCGTTCACGATCTCTTTAATATCGTGCAATCTCATGGCTCAGACGTTGAAAGGACGCGCCGGGCAGGCCATCTGTGGGGCAAGCAATAAGGATTTCGTTATGCCCGCAGATACCACCCCTACCCCGACAGACACCCCTACCGTGCAAATCGACATCGTGTCGGATGTCATGTGTCCTTGGTGTATCGTGGGCTATAAACAACTGGAACAGGCGCTTGGCGCTGTTGGTGTCGGGGCCTATCTGCGCTGGCATCCGTTCGAGTTGAACCCCCAGATGCCTGCCGAGGGTCAAAACATGGCTGAGCATCTGGCCGAGAAGTACGGATCGACTCCTGCCCAATCGGTCGAGAATCGCAAACGGCTATCCCAGATGGGCCGCGATCTGGGCTTTACCTTTAATTTCTCCGATGACACGCGGATGCAAAACACCTTCGCCGCGCATCAATTGTTGACTTGGGCGCAGGTCAAAGGTCTGCAGCACCCGCTGAAAATGGCCCTCTTCGACGCGCATTTCACCCAAGGGCGCAATGTGAACGATAGCGAAGTGCTGGCCGATGTCGCGGCTTCCGTCGGGCTGGACCAGGCCGAGGCGCTGGAAGTGCTAAGCAGTGGCAGCCTAGCTGAGCAAACCCGTGAAGCTCAGGATTTCTGGACCTCGCGGGGCATCTCCGGCGTGCCATCGATGATTTTTGAGGGCAAATACCTCGTCACCGGCGCACAGGGGGCCGAGAATTACGCCCAGATGCTGCGCAAGGTTTTGGAAGAGCGCGACGCTGCCGCCTGACGCAGAGCCTCTGGCGGTGCGGCACAGGTCTTGCTAAGGCATCTCTATGGTTGAATGGATCATCACCGACGGCTTGACCGATTACCGCAGCGCCGAGGCGTGGATGGAGGCGCGCGCCACCGCTATTTCCGCTGGTGAGGCCAAAGAATGCATCTGGCTGGTGGAGCATCCCCCGCTCTACACCGCCGGCACCTCGGCAAAAGCCGAAGACCTGACCGAGCCTGACCGATTCCCCGTCTACCCTACTCGGCGCGGCGGGCAATATACCTACCACGGGCCGGGCCAGCGCGTGGCCTATGTCATGCTCGACGTGGCTGCACGAGGGCG is a window of Sulfitobacter sp. W027 DNA encoding:
- a CDS encoding C4-dicarboxylate TRAP transporter substrate-binding protein is translated as MKNLLSGAAACALSVAFVSEAAATEWNASVWGKRRAFTEHVEKIAELVSEKTNGEFTINVSYGGLSKNRENLDGISIGAFEMAQFCAGYHADKNRAITVLELPFLGVSNLEEEVAVSRAVYAHPAVAKEMAQWNAKMLMTSPMPQYNLVGTGDPRTTLEDFDGMRVRATGGLGKAFEAVGGVPTSVTSSEAYNAMESGVVDTVAFAQHAHLSFGTINKADWWTANLNPGTVNCPVVVNIDAYEALTDAEREALDGSVDEALDHYLANYGELLKRWDAILEEKGVEKVEFSPEVIAEFKAKAADPAREAWIKDMEAQGIPGQELYDLVMETLEKERASN
- the acs gene encoding acetate--CoA ligase, whose translation is MSDATAKTYPPSADMAARAHVDAQTYDKMYQASVTDTDGFWREQAQRIDWIKPFTQVRDVNFDLGSVSINWFADGELNVSANCIDRHLETRGDQTAIIWEPDSPKDAAKHISYRELHSATCRMANVLRDLGVDKGDRVIIYMPMIPEAAYAMLACARIGAIHSIVFAGFSPDALAARVNGCEAKVVITADEAPRGGKATPLKANADKALAQCDTSVQCLVVRRTGGDVAWNEARDRDYNVLAEKAADNCAPTAMNAEDPLFILYTSGSTGQPKGVVHTTGGYITYAALTHEVTFDYHDGDIYWCTADVGWVTGHSYIVYGPLANGATTLMFEGVPTYPDASRFWQVCEKHKVTQFYTAPTAIRALMGQGKEFVTKSDLSSLRILGTVGEPINPEAWNWYHEVVGHGRCPIVDTWWQTETGGHLMTPLPGAHDMKPGAAMKPFFGIKPVVLDPTSGKEIEGNPAEGVLCIADSWPGQMRTVWGDHERFEKTYFADYPGYYFTGDGCKRDADGDYWITGRVDDVINVSGHRMGTAEVESALVAHDKVAEAAVVGYPHDVKGQGIYCYVTLMSGEEPSEDLRTELRNWVRQEIGPIASPDLIQWAPGLPKTRSGKIMRRILRKIAENDFGALGDTSTLADPSVVDDLIDNRMNR
- a CDS encoding MOSC domain-containing protein, with product MDQIAPQTALHATAEECDAALPKILGAPKDAAPILQLCFRPDYGLRQFQEHLDLTEAKGILGERWTKKPWLTLPDGSPDPRIQVSILSKRMMDLCWRDRDHTVHPGDTMIVDMDLSHENLPVGTRLQAGSAVLEVSDKFNNGCIKWRDRYGQDSLRWINRKENRPHRLRGILCKIVQDGSVRVGDQLTKL
- a CDS encoding DUF992 domain-containing protein, whose protein sequence is MMHATKLTLGAALLSATAFGSTAMADDNETVDHAEIGSLSCDVGDGTGFIFGSTRELTCTFNPIEEGLEDETYVGEINRWGVDIGKTQNGQMSWLVLAPTEQEYSEGGLNGSYKGVSAEATVGVGAGANLMTGGSEDTLALQPLSLNTQTGVNFAVGVGEINLQRVEG
- a CDS encoding flavin reductase family protein gives rise to the protein MAPLVAMSDDLIPFSPDSGDATALRRAFGRFGTGVTVVTVNTAQGPMGMTANSFASVSLDPPLVLWSPAISSKRHDSFTSAASFCIHVLGADQENLAQRFAGQGHDFSGFDWGEDTAGVPTFAGCLARFHCNTYAVHPAGDHSLILGHVREVALREDGAAGLMFDRGRYGRFTPRDED